A single window of Fibrobacter sp. UWR2 DNA harbors:
- the dnaA gene encoding chromosomal replication initiator protein DnaA has protein sequence MQIDWERCLNYLRGMLSDSVFKTYFAQTKMVNLTTGHAVISVPPGLDTKVYSAYKELIKLGWKEATHSDTPMEFEFQPQEVVLQQAAAPSVDNNFKDFIKPSVPLSNSFRFENFVPGDKAQLAFNAALAVAKNPYGTQYNPLFIYGPSGLGKTHLLQAIGNYVLEEDPAKRVCYLTSEDFSQQYMKCLREGRVTEMSDFYRNEVDILLIDDIQNWTGKYETQNEFFLIFNALHQAGKQIVLTSDAPAGEVKNLSDRLVSRFSWGLTVDIQPPDVETREAILHKKAEERHLDISEDVLHFLAEKIASNVRSLESAIIKLTLQSSLMNHDIDMSIAQKVAAEIAPTLRRRVSLDAVLHTVSQHYEVAESKLTEPGRGTKEISKARQVAMYLMRECSSISLQSIGSRFGGKDHSTVVHAIKSVKKEMETDAAFARLIEGLKNSIHD, from the coding sequence CCGGCCACGCCGTGATTTCCGTGCCCCCCGGACTGGACACTAAGGTCTACTCCGCTTACAAGGAACTTATCAAGCTCGGTTGGAAAGAAGCAACCCACAGCGACACCCCGATGGAATTCGAGTTCCAGCCGCAGGAAGTCGTACTGCAGCAGGCCGCCGCCCCGAGCGTCGACAACAACTTCAAGGATTTTATCAAGCCGAGCGTTCCGCTTTCGAACAGCTTCCGCTTCGAGAACTTCGTCCCCGGAGACAAGGCCCAGCTTGCATTCAACGCCGCCCTCGCCGTCGCGAAGAACCCGTACGGTACGCAGTACAACCCGCTTTTCATCTACGGACCTTCGGGCCTCGGCAAGACCCACCTGCTGCAGGCCATCGGCAACTACGTGCTCGAAGAAGACCCCGCCAAGCGCGTATGCTACCTCACCAGCGAAGACTTCTCACAGCAGTACATGAAGTGCCTGCGCGAAGGTCGCGTGACAGAAATGAGTGATTTCTATCGCAATGAAGTGGACATTCTCCTCATCGACGACATCCAAAATTGGACCGGCAAGTACGAGACGCAGAACGAATTCTTCCTCATCTTCAACGCGCTGCACCAGGCCGGCAAGCAGATCGTGCTTACCTCCGATGCTCCCGCGGGCGAAGTGAAGAACCTCTCCGACCGTCTCGTGAGCCGCTTCTCCTGGGGTCTCACCGTCGACATCCAGCCGCCCGACGTAGAAACACGCGAAGCCATCCTCCACAAGAAGGCGGAAGAACGCCACCTCGACATCAGCGAAGACGTGCTCCACTTCCTCGCCGAAAAGATTGCAAGCAACGTGCGTAGCCTCGAAAGCGCCATCATCAAGCTCACGCTCCAGTCGAGCCTGATGAACCACGACATCGACATGAGCATCGCACAGAAGGTCGCCGCCGAAATAGCTCCGACACTGCGCCGCCGCGTAAGCCTCGACGCCGTTCTCCACACCGTGTCGCAGCATTACGAAGTTGCCGAATCCAAGCTCACCGAGCCCGGACGCGGCACCAAGGAAATCTCGAAGGCGCGCCAGGTGGCCATGTATCTCATGCGCGAATGTTCGTCCATCAGTTTGCAGAGCATCGGTTCACGTTTTGGCGGCAAGGACCACTCCACCGTCGTTCACGCCATCAAGAGCGTGAAGAAGGAAATGGAAACCGACGCCGCTTTCGCCCGCCTCATCGAAGGCCTCAAGAACTCCATCCACGACTAA
- a CDS encoding CapA family protein, with protein MNFSKSFALCAAIAASAVFAQSQTAPAAEQAAGESLTIIGVGDIMMGLNYPDEKPALPTQDGELTFSEVKDILRDADLTTGNLEGTLLNKGGLPKPCCRVTKKSGNCYCFRSPEHYTKHLLDAGFDYVSVSNNHSGDFGNEGKIGTMRALNEANLAYAGFENSCEQRFLELNGVRYGFASFSVSSGTLTVFNTEKAKKTIAALRDSADIVIVTMHVGAEGSKYTHVTREMEEFLGDKRGNPYEFARLAIDAGADVVFGHGPHVPRAIDLYKGKFIAYSLGNFATSTSVNITGVTGYAPIVKITVDKKTGNFKEGQIYSFIQRGNNGDRKPTRDDKGACIKLMKELTEQDIPEAGVKIADDGKITLK; from the coding sequence ATGAACTTCTCAAAATCCTTTGCCCTGTGCGCTGCCATCGCGGCAAGCGCAGTTTTCGCACAATCGCAAACAGCACCCGCAGCAGAACAAGCCGCCGGCGAATCGCTCACCATCATCGGCGTGGGCGACATCATGATGGGCCTCAACTACCCCGACGAAAAGCCCGCGCTCCCCACACAGGACGGCGAACTCACCTTCTCCGAAGTGAAGGATATCCTGCGCGATGCAGACCTCACTACCGGCAACCTCGAAGGAACTCTCCTGAACAAGGGCGGGCTACCGAAACCCTGCTGCCGCGTGACCAAGAAATCCGGCAACTGCTACTGCTTCCGTTCACCCGAGCACTACACGAAGCACTTGCTCGATGCGGGCTTCGACTACGTGAGCGTTTCGAACAACCACTCCGGCGACTTCGGCAACGAAGGCAAGATCGGCACGATGCGCGCCCTCAATGAGGCAAACCTCGCCTACGCTGGTTTCGAGAACAGCTGCGAACAGAGATTCCTCGAACTGAACGGCGTTCGCTATGGGTTCGCCTCGTTCTCCGTAAGCAGCGGGACGCTGACCGTGTTCAATACCGAAAAGGCCAAGAAGACTATTGCCGCACTGCGTGACAGCGCCGACATCGTCATCGTCACGATGCACGTGGGCGCAGAAGGATCCAAGTACACGCATGTCACGCGCGAGATGGAAGAATTCCTGGGCGACAAGCGCGGCAACCCCTACGAATTCGCACGCCTCGCCATCGACGCAGGCGCCGACGTAGTGTTCGGTCACGGCCCGCACGTGCCGCGCGCCATCGACCTCTACAAGGGAAAATTTATCGCCTACAGCCTCGGGAACTTCGCGACATCGACCAGCGTGAACATCACTGGCGTCACGGGTTACGCCCCCATCGTGAAGATTACCGTCGACAAGAAGACAGGCAACTTCAAGGAAGGCCAGATTTACTCGTTCATTCAGAGGGGCAACAACGGCGACCGCAAGCCCACGCGTGACGACAAGGGCGCCTGCATCAAGCTCATGAAGGAACTGACCGAGCAGGACATTCCCGAAGCCGGCGTGAAGATTGCCGACGACGGAAAGATTACGCTCAAGTAA
- a CDS encoding TIGR02147 family protein, translated as MFARNKINIYDYTDYRKFLQDFYEFEKSLDTTFSYRVFAAAVCIDASLLVKILQGKRHVSSKGLETFVDFFRFKEAKAEYFREMVAYGKAKTDEEVRKHFEALQKMRPASCRELDEARYRYFQQWYYPMIRSALDVFDYRGPQDADALGEACIPKLNASQVEKAVEALLQLGLARHCKNGRVEPTEAHLRTQEHWLSATISDYQGCIAELARDSIANTPKEKRDISTLTMALDSNQIQKIRDILAETRKAIVNVVNAMPAQICDSVYQLNFQLFPMMKKEER; from the coding sequence ATGTTCGCAAGAAACAAAATCAACATATACGACTACACTGACTACCGTAAGTTCCTGCAGGACTTCTACGAGTTCGAAAAGTCGCTTGATACGACCTTCAGTTACCGGGTCTTTGCTGCTGCGGTCTGTATTGACGCAAGCCTCCTGGTGAAGATTTTGCAGGGGAAACGTCATGTGTCCTCAAAAGGCCTTGAGACGTTTGTTGATTTTTTCCGTTTCAAGGAGGCGAAGGCGGAATACTTTCGCGAGATGGTCGCCTATGGCAAGGCAAAGACCGACGAAGAAGTGCGCAAGCATTTCGAGGCACTCCAGAAAATGCGCCCTGCCAGTTGCCGCGAGCTTGACGAGGCACGTTACCGTTACTTTCAGCAGTGGTACTACCCGATGATTCGCTCGGCACTAGATGTGTTCGATTATCGTGGCCCGCAAGATGCCGACGCACTCGGTGAAGCCTGCATTCCGAAGCTAAACGCCTCTCAGGTCGAGAAGGCCGTTGAAGCCCTGCTTCAGTTGGGGCTCGCCCGCCATTGCAAAAACGGTCGTGTGGAGCCCACCGAGGCACACCTCCGCACGCAGGAACACTGGCTGAGTGCCACCATCAGCGATTATCAAGGCTGTATTGCGGAACTAGCTCGTGATTCGATAGCAAATACCCCCAAGGAAAAGCGCGATATCAGTACGCTTACCATGGCGCTCGACTCGAATCAAATCCAAAAAATCCGCGATATCCTTGCCGAAACGCGAAAAGCCATCGTAAATGTGGTCAATGCGATGCCCGCGCAGATATGCGACAGCGTTTATCAGTTAAATTTCCAGTTGTTCCCGATGATGAAAAAGGAAGAACGATGA
- a CDS encoding carboxypeptidase-like regulatory domain-containing protein: MAFFAGCSSSDKVAGNSAETGSPELAGILVLDGGKPAVNAHVQCVPEGYDAMTDAELPAAYSTETDDKGHYRLDSVPDGTYALEAFHAQSGKRLLVRGVKVAEDDSVAVSDTLRAPGVVKLELVDSYNEHKVVVVVPGTTIRRETSIRDFHELVVDSLPAGELDLQIYFDDLYWSSVFEVEVAPGDTQTILIPSAIEPDVVIPHDSVSFTWKAPLSLPEGVDTLTSSVTDIPIALRLTEENCNFDSLQYITGRWEAVRISKDGSRSKKLPISYHELATPGYGVETKQVVLWVRVDSLNVTDSLELSYDGLLNPAYAFDVFPTNRSYSLVWHFGYAVSPQTDYAEMGDFDGTAFGSVDADAITEGVVGIGIEMDSAGSFYVKSSARVDTTREVNMSFDEDGYFCFSTWVELDALDKEQTIFEKAKEYALLYVPEKGFVVEIYHVANPADSADTASFKVSWASGMDGIKAGEWTYVAFSRRAFEQTVFYLNDAKVSASPEKSDWDDTKVTFSLEPSDRSDSVGVRAYFEVGGFTGKLDELMVGGCFRDETWTRLTYLNQKPESYWPVLRTEK, translated from the coding sequence ATGGCGTTTTTTGCAGGATGTTCTTCAAGTGACAAAGTTGCCGGCAACAGTGCCGAGACGGGTTCCCCGGAACTTGCAGGTATCTTGGTATTGGACGGCGGCAAGCCGGCCGTGAATGCGCATGTGCAGTGCGTGCCCGAGGGCTACGACGCCATGACCGATGCGGAACTTCCTGCGGCATATTCCACTGAAACTGACGACAAGGGCCATTACCGCCTGGATTCCGTACCTGATGGAACTTATGCTCTTGAAGCCTTCCACGCACAGTCGGGCAAGCGCCTGCTGGTGCGGGGTGTGAAGGTTGCCGAAGACGATTCCGTTGCCGTGAGCGATACGCTGCGTGCGCCGGGCGTGGTAAAGCTTGAATTGGTGGATTCTTATAATGAACACAAGGTCGTTGTTGTTGTTCCGGGAACGACCATCCGCAGGGAAACGTCGATTCGTGATTTTCATGAATTGGTTGTGGATAGCTTGCCTGCAGGTGAACTTGATTTGCAGATTTACTTTGACGATTTATATTGGTCGTCTGTTTTTGAAGTCGAGGTCGCTCCGGGCGATACCCAAACAATCTTGATTCCGAGCGCGATTGAACCGGATGTCGTGATTCCGCACGATTCAGTCTCCTTTACCTGGAAGGCTCCGCTTTCGCTCCCCGAGGGGGTCGATACGCTGACGTCTTCCGTGACCGATATCCCGATTGCGCTTCGCCTTACGGAAGAAAACTGCAATTTCGATTCGCTGCAGTACATTACGGGCCGCTGGGAGGCCGTTCGCATTTCGAAGGACGGTTCCCGCAGCAAGAAACTCCCGATATCCTACCATGAGTTGGCAACCCCCGGTTACGGTGTGGAAACCAAACAAGTCGTGCTCTGGGTGAGGGTGGATTCGCTGAACGTGACCGATTCCTTGGAACTTTCCTACGATGGTCTGCTTAATCCGGCCTATGCATTCGATGTGTTCCCCACGAACCGAAGCTACTCACTGGTGTGGCATTTCGGCTATGCGGTTTCTCCCCAGACGGATTATGCCGAGATGGGGGACTTTGACGGCACGGCTTTTGGCTCGGTCGATGCTGATGCGATAACCGAAGGCGTTGTCGGAATAGGAATAGAAATGGATTCCGCAGGCTCGTTCTATGTCAAGAGCTCCGCCAGGGTGGATACGACGCGCGAAGTGAACATGTCTTTTGATGAAGACGGATACTTCTGCTTCTCGACGTGGGTGGAACTCGATGCGCTCGACAAGGAACAGACCATCTTCGAGAAGGCGAAGGAGTACGCGCTGCTCTATGTTCCCGAAAAGGGCTTTGTCGTGGAAATATATCATGTGGCGAATCCTGCAGATAGCGCCGATACCGCAAGCTTCAAGGTTTCCTGGGCTTCGGGCATGGACGGAATCAAGGCGGGCGAATGGACATACGTGGCGTTCAGCAGGCGTGCGTTCGAACAGACGGTGTTCTACCTGAACGATGCTAAAGTTTCGGCCTCGCCGGAAAAATCCGATTGGGATGATACGAAGGTGACGTTCTCGCTGGAGCCCTCCGACAGAAGCGATTCTGTCGGTGTCCGCGCCTACTTCGAGGTGGGCGGCTTTACGGGCAAGCTCGACGAACTCATGGTGGGCGGCTGCTTCCGCGATGAAACCTGGACGCGCCTGACTTACCTGAACCAGAAACCCGAAAGCTACTGGCCGGTTCTTCGAACTGAGAAATAA
- a CDS encoding Ig-like domain-containing protein, whose translation MIKRMFGTVACGVWIAAAAISPSEVVSLPGDAAYGGGDKVGSQLVAATYNAGEGPGIWIVADGGYRLYHNGALLAEDNQAGRVRFVPMTFLPGENAISVVGVNGQGAPGVLVQIDDLDKSYYSGSAWKAKPTVGNNSWKNKGRDLSQWGGATTLNYASNKLPSGAALTGFAANTQAKWIWSGAETDPTAVLLFTFNVKAEGFGANTTGGDAGNIVIASDTATIRKHMQSNDAVTILVPEGTYDFRKFVDAATSAANSGWTWCKSSCGNTVNSNNTFYRISFTQNSCSGLSEQTTMVSAGEIKSWSNWITTKGNKSLVGMGRGANMRGVSWSNRSYEGAKNNIYRNLALYDVNPHLIEGGDGLEVSGSGGKEVENMWFDHISYKWISDGMDLEYVKGITVSYLDYDGSNEYNCYYYDPYMHLVETAQLTFANVYWHNSFGRVPKVTSEADGSYASMVHIYNSYVDYNHWHVIDASGKSDKKTQVLYENNYVKNPQIQVAGKDAYSLIKFKNTTVTGAKSSTPYNNNGTSQASAFNDNVFTPSYSYELRGNSSLPTDLPKLVGVGGRYGKMPEYNQAFGLSNKAASVSMTAPAAGAKFDVGATVTLKADAKDNDGSVKSVAFYVGNTLVGSATSAPYQVDASGLEPGVYSAVAVVTDNSGLSQMSAFVTFSVEGTAYPEVVKCGGGSSSQSINLGEPIVDFCYTWSGAETVVPEGFPTGVTTSIDKANRKISISGTPAEAGEFAFTVTATNNDSTFVKSGRIVVTDPNAPASSSSAKPASSSGEFVESSSGMTPIAQRVNRATEAETAYYRMFDMQGRPLFAGYKKPAKMPAARVIVVEYTTAGSIKCRYLQ comes from the coding sequence ATGATAAAAAGGATGTTTGGAACCGTGGCGTGCGGAGTGTGGATTGCCGCCGCGGCGATAAGCCCCTCCGAGGTGGTGTCGCTTCCGGGCGACGCCGCCTACGGTGGTGGCGACAAGGTGGGTTCGCAGCTGGTGGCCGCGACGTACAATGCGGGCGAAGGTCCGGGTATCTGGATTGTGGCCGATGGCGGCTACAGGCTCTACCACAATGGCGCGCTCCTTGCCGAAGACAACCAGGCGGGCCGCGTGCGCTTTGTTCCGATGACTTTCCTGCCCGGCGAGAATGCGATTTCGGTCGTGGGCGTGAACGGCCAGGGCGCTCCCGGTGTTCTTGTGCAGATTGATGACCTCGACAAGTCCTACTATTCCGGCAGCGCTTGGAAGGCGAAACCTACGGTGGGTAACAACTCCTGGAAGAACAAGGGGCGCGATCTTAGCCAGTGGGGTGGTGCGACAACCCTGAACTATGCGAGCAACAAGCTCCCGAGCGGGGCTGCCCTTACGGGATTTGCCGCGAATACGCAGGCCAAGTGGATCTGGAGCGGCGCGGAAACTGACCCGACGGCCGTCCTGCTTTTCACATTCAACGTGAAGGCCGAAGGCTTCGGCGCCAATACCACCGGCGGCGATGCGGGTAACATCGTCATCGCGAGCGATACCGCCACTATCCGTAAGCATATGCAGAGTAACGATGCGGTGACAATCCTTGTGCCCGAAGGTACTTACGACTTCAGAAAGTTCGTAGATGCGGCCACATCTGCCGCCAATTCGGGATGGACTTGGTGCAAGTCTTCTTGTGGCAACACTGTCAATTCCAACAACACCTTTTATCGTATCAGCTTTACGCAGAACAGCTGTTCCGGCCTTAGCGAACAGACCACGATGGTGTCTGCGGGCGAAATCAAGAGTTGGAGCAACTGGATTACGACCAAGGGCAACAAGAGCCTCGTGGGTATGGGCCGTGGCGCAAATATGCGCGGTGTTTCGTGGTCAAACCGTTCCTACGAAGGTGCCAAGAACAACATTTATCGCAACTTGGCCCTTTACGATGTGAACCCGCACCTTATTGAGGGGGGCGATGGTCTCGAAGTGAGCGGCAGCGGCGGCAAGGAAGTTGAAAATATGTGGTTCGACCACATCAGCTACAAGTGGATTAGCGACGGCATGGACTTGGAATATGTCAAGGGCATCACCGTTTCGTATCTAGACTATGATGGCAGCAACGAGTACAACTGCTACTATTACGATCCGTATATGCACCTGGTTGAAACGGCGCAGCTGACTTTTGCGAATGTCTATTGGCACAATTCTTTCGGACGCGTTCCCAAGGTGACGAGCGAGGCGGATGGTTCCTACGCCTCGATGGTCCACATCTACAATTCCTATGTGGATTACAACCACTGGCATGTGATTGATGCCTCCGGGAAAAGCGACAAGAAGACGCAAGTCCTTTACGAAAACAACTATGTGAAAAATCCGCAAATTCAGGTGGCCGGAAAGGATGCCTATTCCTTGATCAAGTTCAAGAATACGACGGTCACCGGAGCAAAGAGCTCCACCCCCTATAACAACAATGGAACATCTCAGGCGTCGGCGTTCAACGACAATGTCTTTACGCCTTCTTATTCTTACGAACTACGCGGCAATTCAAGCCTTCCTACCGACCTCCCGAAACTTGTGGGCGTGGGTGGCCGCTACGGCAAGATGCCCGAATACAACCAGGCTTTTGGCCTGAGCAACAAGGCGGCTAGCGTTTCTATGACCGCCCCTGCGGCAGGCGCGAAGTTTGATGTCGGTGCGACGGTGACCTTGAAGGCCGATGCGAAGGACAACGACGGTTCCGTGAAGAGCGTCGCCTTCTATGTGGGCAATACTTTGGTTGGCTCTGCGACAAGCGCTCCCTACCAGGTAGACGCGAGCGGGCTTGAACCGGGCGTGTATTCCGCGGTTGCCGTGGTGACGGACAATTCGGGTCTTTCGCAGATGTCCGCGTTCGTGACCTTCTCTGTCGAAGGGACTGCCTACCCTGAGGTTGTAAAGTGCGGTGGGGGTTCCAGCAGCCAGAGCATCAATCTGGGCGAACCGATTGTAGATTTCTGCTACACCTGGAGCGGCGCCGAGACGGTCGTGCCCGAGGGCTTCCCGACGGGCGTTACGACCAGCATCGATAAGGCAAACCGCAAGATATCCATCAGCGGGACTCCTGCGGAAGCGGGCGAGTTCGCCTTTACCGTCACGGCCACCAACAACGATTCGACTTTTGTCAAGAGCGGCCGCATCGTGGTGACCGACCCGAATGCTCCCGCGTCGTCTTCGAGTGCCAAACCGGCATCTTCTTCGGGCGAATTCGTGGAATCGAGCAGCGGAATGACCCCGATTGCTCAACGTGTAAATAGGGCGACCGAGGCCGAAACCGCCTACTACCGCATGTTCGACATGCAAGGGCGCCCGTTGTTCGCTGGCTATAAAAAGCCTGCGAAAATGCCCGCTGCGCGGGTCATCGTGGTGGAATACACCACGGCGGGCTCTATAAAATGCAGGTATTTGCAATAA
- a CDS encoding TIGR02147 family protein — protein sequence MGEKKPSKKIFEYLDYREFLKDYYNAKKEANPAFSLRVFSDKIGFKAKDFISRVMNGDKNLSSQSISKVASGLRLGKHETEFFIVLVKFTQAETTEERNGAFEEMQAILKVVRFAEKQHVLGHAQYMVYSDWRHLTIRSLIGMYGFDGNYEALAKQVHPHITAEEAKKSVKLLEDCQLIKKGKDGKYELTESAITTGDRTSRLALRGYHQQCLKLAADSIDRDPPGTRHISGLTLGISQEGYERIVERINAFRKEIALIAEEDESSDKVFQLQFALFPVGGKD from the coding sequence ATGGGCGAAAAGAAACCGTCAAAAAAAATCTTCGAATACCTGGACTACCGGGAATTTCTGAAAGATTACTACAACGCCAAGAAGGAGGCGAATCCCGCCTTCTCTCTCCGTGTATTTTCGGACAAGATCGGTTTCAAGGCCAAGGATTTCATCAGCCGCGTGATGAACGGCGACAAGAACCTTTCGAGCCAGAGCATTTCCAAGGTCGCAAGCGGCCTTAGGCTCGGCAAACACGAGACAGAATTTTTCATAGTGCTCGTCAAGTTTACCCAGGCAGAAACCACCGAAGAACGCAACGGCGCATTCGAAGAAATGCAGGCCATACTCAAGGTGGTTCGCTTCGCCGAAAAGCAGCACGTTTTGGGACACGCACAATACATGGTGTATTCGGACTGGAGACACCTCACCATCCGCAGCCTTATCGGCATGTACGGCTTTGACGGCAATTACGAAGCACTCGCGAAGCAAGTTCACCCGCACATCACCGCCGAAGAAGCGAAGAAGTCCGTAAAGTTGCTCGAAGACTGCCAGCTCATCAAGAAGGGCAAGGACGGCAAATACGAATTGACAGAAAGCGCCATTACCACCGGAGACCGCACGTCGAGACTCGCGCTCCGAGGGTACCATCAGCAGTGCCTAAAGCTCGCCGCCGATTCCATCGACCGCGACCCGCCGGGCACACGCCATATTTCGGGGCTCACCCTCGGTATAAGCCAAGAAGGCTACGAGCGCATTGTAGAACGCATCAATGCCTTTCGCAAGGAGATTGCGCTCATCGCCGAAGAGGACGAATCGAGCGACAAGGTTTTCCAGCTACAGTTTGCGCTGTTCCCTGTCGGCGGGAAAGACTAG